In Ruminococcus sp. HUN007, a genomic segment contains:
- a CDS encoding HD domain-containing phosphohydrolase, which translates to MIWFYILSLVIALGLFLFQIIFDKRRSVIQYVLIIGIIIANGGYVAFAGAQNLSEALLAVKITYVGGCFVPLLYCLTICEVCHIRIPKALKCALYTVQSAIFAMVCTAGNGPYYYRKAEFHIENGIRHLDKVYGPLHMIFTASVLSYGVMALAACIYAMKTERPVDRKSIMLLVHIFAFAAVVYEINTKVFSDIIVIPMVYTAMCIVSMHSVNRANFYTVEENKDIVDKHLGKFGFITFDNKLRYMGCNEKAELIFPELKKFRIGHFPKDAGGELRNSIIEVLYHSKHSQSDDSTENRVSTFVIDGRTYDCVIHPLLNFRNLCRGYTVELKDETEHYNALELSDNFNRKLAEEVDEKTGRIMEIQQKTILGMAQMVESRDLSTGSHIKRTSEVVRIFSEKLLKSDMDFDPAFLECVIRSAPMHDLGKIGVDDAVLRKQGKFTDEEYEKMKKHSEIGAVMVRKILTGVEEEQFVEIAANIAHYHHEKVNGRGYPCGLAGDDIPVEARIMALADVFDALVSKRCYKESFSFDKAFEIIKADSGSHFDAKLAEIFLQCRPELEEFYSVEKSSESPE; encoded by the coding sequence ATGATATGGTTTTATATATTAAGTCTTGTCATAGCTCTGGGACTGTTTCTGTTCCAGATCATTTTTGACAAGAGAAGAAGTGTTATACAGTATGTGCTGATTATCGGTATAATTATTGCAAACGGCGGATATGTAGCATTTGCGGGTGCGCAGAATCTTTCCGAAGCTCTGCTTGCGGTCAAGATAACTTATGTCGGCGGCTGCTTTGTTCCGCTGCTTTACTGCCTTACGATATGCGAAGTATGTCATATACGGATCCCGAAAGCACTCAAGTGCGCTCTTTACACGGTACAGTCAGCGATATTTGCAATGGTCTGTACCGCCGGAAACGGACCGTATTATTACAGAAAAGCGGAATTCCATATTGAAAACGGCATAAGACATCTTGATAAAGTCTACGGCCCTCTTCATATGATATTTACCGCATCAGTACTAAGCTACGGTGTCATGGCGCTTGCCGCATGTATATACGCCATGAAAACGGAACGTCCGGTTGACCGTAAAAGTATAATGCTTCTGGTGCATATTTTTGCTTTTGCGGCTGTTGTTTATGAGATCAATACCAAAGTGTTCTCCGATATAATAGTTATTCCGATGGTGTATACTGCGATGTGTATCGTATCGATGCACAGTGTGAACAGAGCGAATTTCTACACTGTTGAGGAAAACAAGGATATTGTTGACAAACATCTCGGAAAATTCGGATTTATAACTTTTGACAATAAGCTCCGCTACATGGGATGCAATGAAAAAGCGGAACTGATTTTCCCTGAGTTAAAAAAATTCCGTATCGGACATTTTCCGAAAGATGCAGGCGGTGAACTTAGAAATTCAATAATTGAGGTTCTTTATCACAGCAAACACAGTCAGTCAGATGACAGTACGGAAAACAGGGTGTCCACTTTCGTTATTGACGGAAGGACGTATGACTGCGTCATCCATCCGCTTTTAAACTTCAGAAATCTCTGCCGGGGCTATACGGTTGAACTCAAGGATGAGACCGAGCATTACAATGCACTTGAACTGTCAGATAACTTCAACCGTAAGCTTGCCGAGGAAGTTGATGAGAAGACAGGCAGAATAATGGAAATTCAGCAGAAGACCATTCTCGGTATGGCACAGATGGTCGAATCACGCGATCTCAGTACCGGCAGTCATATAAAGAGGACCAGCGAGGTGGTGAGGATTTTTTCCGAAAAGCTGCTTAAGTCAGACATGGACTTTGATCCTGCTTTTCTTGAGTGTGTCATAAGAAGTGCTCCTATGCATGATCTTGGCAAAATAGGTGTTGACGACGCCGTTCTTCGCAAACAGGGAAAGTTTACCGATGAAGAATACGAAAAAATGAAGAAACACTCTGAGATCGGCGCTGTAATGGTACGAAAGATACTTACAGGAGTTGAGGAGGAGCAGTTCGTTGAAATAGCTGCAAACATAGCTCACTATCATCATGAAAAGGTAAACGGCAGGGGATATCCGTGCGGACTTGCAGGGGACGATATACCTGTCGAGGCCAGAATAATGGCACTTGCTGATGTTTTTGACGCACTCGTTTCAAAGCGCTGCTACAAGGAATCATTTTCGTTCGACAAGGCGTTTGAGATCATAAAAGCTGACTCGGGTTCACATTTTGACGCAAAGCTTGCAGAGATCTTTCTGCAGTGCCGCCCTGAACTTGAAGAATTCTACAGTGTTGAAAAAAGCAGCGAATCTCCGGAATGA
- the nifU gene encoding Fe-S cluster assembly scaffold protein NifU yields the protein MYSEKVIDHFSNPRNVGEIENASGVGTVGNAKCGDIMRIYFDIDENQVIRDVKFKTFGCGAAVATSSMATELVKGKTIYEALEVTNKAVMEALDGLPPVKIHCSLLAEEAIHAALWDYAEKNGIVIEGLKKPANDISETLEEEDY from the coding sequence ATGTACAGTGAAAAAGTAATCGATCATTTTTCAAACCCGAGAAATGTCGGAGAAATAGAAAATGCAAGCGGTGTCGGCACAGTTGGTAATGCCAAGTGCGGCGACATCATGAGAATTTATTTTGACATAGATGAAAACCAGGTGATCCGTGATGTAAAGTTCAAGACTTTCGGATGCGGTGCTGCTGTAGCAACAAGCAGCATGGCTACTGAACTTGTTAAGGGAAAGACGATTTACGAGGCGCTTGAGGTAACAAACAAGGCAGTCATGGAAGCTCTTGACGGACTTCCGCCGGTAAAGATACACTGCTCGCTCCTAGCTGAAGAGGCAATACATGCGGCTCTCTGGGACTATGCTGAAAAGAACGGCATCGTAATCGAGGGACTCAAAAAGCCGGCAAATGACATTTCCGAAACACTTGAAGAAGAGGATTACTGA
- a CDS encoding Na/Pi cotransporter family protein: MGISMVIALLCGVALFLYGMTLMGDGLKAVAGSKLEMILYKLSGTPLRGVLLGTGITAVIQSSSATSIMTVGFVNSGMMKVKQAIGIVMGAIIGTSVTGWIICLSDVGGSSSSLLSLLSTDTLTGLVAIAGIYLKMFCKQKTKQSVGNILMGFAILMTGMDAMSTSVSVLKEEPAFIKLLTSFRNPLVGILFGMLVTCVLQSASATIGILQALASTGAISFEIAFPIIMGIAIGAAVPVLLSALGTSVAGKRTAFVYLLIDVLGVLIIGSVFYLANSFIHFSVMDTTMNKMYIASVNTLFRFATVVILFPFISVLEKIVTLIFKDNPEDMEDNAEIDRLEDKFIAHPAIAIAQSKDAVSSMARKARKNMSRAFYLLYDYSDDKYKKIQEKEDVIDKYEDKLGTYIVKITSADLTQEQSREVMKMLHTIGDFERIGDHAVNISNCAKEIYDKKLNFSEKAQAELNVVISAVSAIVVTTIEAYVNNDLDKAHKVEPLDELIGDLCDELKIRHVKRLQSGECTLDHGFTFNDLLTNFERIGAHCSNIAVATIELSHDVYDTHEYLEKFKAENLNDYNKNFEEYSLQYKLEEV; this comes from the coding sequence ATGGGTATTTCAATGGTAATTGCTCTGCTTTGCGGAGTGGCACTGTTCCTTTACGGAATGACACTTATGGGTGACGGACTTAAGGCTGTAGCCGGCAGTAAACTGGAGATGATCCTCTACAAGCTGTCAGGAACTCCGCTGAGGGGTGTGCTTCTGGGCACAGGTATTACAGCAGTCATTCAGTCATCATCAGCTACATCGATTATGACAGTCGGATTTGTTAATTCCGGTATGATGAAGGTAAAACAGGCCATCGGTATCGTAATGGGAGCGATTATAGGAACATCTGTAACAGGATGGATCATCTGTCTTTCTGATGTAGGCGGTTCATCATCAAGTCTGCTTTCACTTCTTTCCACAGATACGCTGACAGGACTGGTAGCGATCGCAGGTATTTATTTAAAGATGTTCTGCAAACAGAAGACAAAACAGTCGGTAGGTAATATTCTCATGGGATTTGCCATTCTTATGACAGGAATGGACGCCATGAGTACATCAGTTTCAGTATTAAAGGAAGAACCGGCATTTATTAAGCTTCTTACTTCATTCAGAAATCCTCTTGTAGGTATTCTGTTCGGTATGCTGGTCACATGCGTTCTTCAGAGTGCATCAGCAACCATCGGTATCCTTCAGGCACTTGCCTCTACAGGAGCCATCTCATTCGAGATAGCCTTCCCGATAATAATGGGAATTGCTATCGGTGCAGCAGTTCCGGTACTTCTTTCAGCTCTCGGAACAAGCGTTGCAGGCAAAAGAACAGCTTTTGTATATCTTCTCATCGACGTGCTGGGCGTTCTGATAATCGGTTCAGTGTTCTATCTGGCAAACAGTTTTATTCATTTCAGCGTAATGGATACAACAATGAACAAGATGTACATCGCGTCAGTAAACACACTTTTCAGATTTGCCACAGTTGTTATTCTGTTCCCGTTTATCAGTGTTCTTGAAAAGATAGTTACACTTATCTTCAAGGACAACCCGGAGGATATGGAAGACAATGCAGAGATCGACCGCCTCGAAGACAAGTTCATTGCACATCCGGCCATCGCAATTGCACAGAGCAAGGATGCAGTAAGCTCTATGGCAAGAAAAGCAAGAAAGAATATGTCCCGTGCGTTCTATCTTCTTTACGACTATTCCGATGACAAGTACAAAAAGATCCAGGAAAAGGAAGACGTCATCGACAAGTACGAAGACAAGCTCGGCACCTACATCGTCAAGATCACAAGCGCTGACCTTACACAGGAACAGAGCCGTGAAGTCATGAAGATGCTTCACACGATCGGTGACTTCGAGCGAATCGGCGACCACGCTGTAAACATCTCAAACTGTGCTAAAGAGATTTATGACAAGAAGCTCAACTTCTCCGAAAAGGCACAGGCTGAACTCAACGTAGTAATTTCCGCAGTATCTGCGATAGTTGTTACAACTATCGAGGCATATGTCAACAATGACCTTGACAAGGCACACAAGGTAGAGCCTCTCGACGAACTTATCGGTGATCTCTGTGACGAACTCAAGATCAGACACGTCAAGCGCCTCCAGTCAGGCGAATGTACGCTCGATCACGGATTTACATTCAATGATCTTCTCACAAACTTCGAACGTATCGGCGCGCACTGTTCGAACATTGCAGTAGCAACTATCGAACTTAGCCACGACGTTTACGATACTCACGAGTATCTCGAAAAGTTCAAGGCTGAGAACCTCAATGACTACAACAAGAATTTTGAGGAATATAGTCTTCAGTACAAACTCGAAGAAGTATAA
- a CDS encoding 6-phosphofructokinase, producing MFNIAVAQSGGPTCAINASLVGVYREALKESSIDAVFGSVNGIEGIIQNHMINLKSMILSNDDMELLRQTPSTVLGSCRYKLPDWEEDEEVYKKIRDTLVQRNIGAFFYIGGNDSMDTVNKLSEYFKTINLDIKVIGIPKTIDNDLCITDHTPGFGSAAKYVATTMKEITRDSIVYSIPSVTIVEIMGRHAGWLTASSAVLHALGETAPHLVYVPEVKFSIEGFVRDVRQELSKHKAVIVAVSEGIEVPEGVQSGEVDNFGHKYLSGIGKYLEETVRKEIGCKVRSIELNVMQRCSSHLGSATDIAEAEMIGAEGVKCALAGVSGKVMVFKRISDMPYTVAVETADASKIANQEKFLPKKYINSAGNNIEAKALDYFLPLIQGELNLVMEHGVPKHFAIHESVLK from the coding sequence ATGTTCAATATTGCAGTAGCTCAGTCGGGCGGCCCGACCTGTGCTATCAACGCATCACTTGTCGGCGTTTACAGGGAAGCCCTCAAGGAATCTTCCATCGATGCGGTATTCGGTTCGGTAAATGGTATAGAAGGTATCATTCAGAACCATATGATCAATCTGAAGTCAATGATCCTTTCAAATGATGACATGGAACTTCTCAGACAGACCCCGTCAACAGTTCTCGGATCGTGCAGATACAAGCTTCCGGACTGGGAGGAAGACGAGGAAGTTTACAAGAAGATAAGGGATACTCTGGTCCAGAGAAATATCGGAGCTTTTTTCTATATCGGCGGTAATGATTCAATGGATACGGTAAACAAGCTTTCCGAATATTTTAAGACTATCAACCTTGATATCAAGGTAATCGGTATTCCGAAGACTATAGACAATGATCTGTGCATTACTGACCATACACCTGGTTTCGGTTCAGCAGCCAAGTATGTCGCAACAACAATGAAGGAGATCACACGTGACAGTATCGTTTACAGTATCCCTTCAGTTACAATAGTCGAGATCATGGGACGCCACGCAGGATGGCTTACAGCATCGTCAGCAGTGCTCCACGCACTCGGCGAAACTGCACCTCATCTCGTTTACGTTCCTGAAGTAAAATTCTCGATCGAAGGTTTTGTAAGAGATGTTAGACAGGAACTTTCAAAGCACAAGGCTGTTATAGTTGCCGTTTCCGAAGGTATTGAAGTACCTGAAGGAGTTCAGTCAGGTGAAGTTGACAATTTCGGCCACAAGTATCTTTCAGGTATCGGCAAGTATCTTGAGGAAACAGTCAGAAAGGAGATCGGCTGCAAGGTCCGTTCCATCGAACTTAACGTTATGCAGCGTTGCTCATCTCACTTAGGCTCGGCAACAGACATCGCCGAGGCTGAAATGATCGGCGCTGAAGGTGTAAAATGCGCTCTTGCCGGTGTATCGGGCAAAGTTATGGTGTTTAAGCGTATCTCGGATATGCCTTACACAGTTGCCGTTGAGACAGCTGACGCTTCCAAGATAGCAAATCAGGAAAAGTTTCTTCCTAAGAAATACATCAACTCAGCAGGAAACAATATTGAGGCCAAGGCACTTGACTACTTCCTGCCGCTTATCCAGGGAGAACTTAACCTTGTTATGGAACACGGCGTTCCTAAGCATTTCGCTATACACGAATCTGTACTTAAATAA
- a CDS encoding UDPGP type 1 family protein, which yields MKKEITEKLTGLEQTHLLRHYEELSADEQKKLLGQIDDLDFSVLDETGAEEERGCITPMRPEDVKTVADIENNREKYLAAGLDAIKKGRVGCVLLAGGQGSRLGFDKPKGMFNIGVSRELYIFECLINNLLDVVKEAGVFVPLFIMTSADNDRDTREFLAEHNYFGYDADHISFFIQEQLPTVDTEGKLMLSDKGVVSTAPNGNGGWYASMIRSGISETLEKRGIEWLNVFAVDNVLQRMADPCFIGAVIESGKQSGAKVVAKAAPEERVGVMCLEDGRPSIVEYYEMTDDMIKSRDENGVLSYNWGVILNYVFHVNRLNDIIDMRLPLHRAFKKIKHIDENGSVVCPEEPNAYKFETLVLDMVKLQHSCLAYEVDRKKEFAPVKNKEGVDSVDTARELLKYNGVII from the coding sequence ATGAAAAAAGAAATAACAGAAAAGCTTACAGGTTTAGAACAGACACATCTTTTAAGACATTATGAAGAACTTTCGGCAGATGAACAGAAAAAATTACTCGGACAGATCGATGACCTTGATTTTTCCGTCCTTGACGAAACAGGAGCTGAGGAAGAAAGAGGATGCATCACTCCGATGAGACCGGAAGATGTAAAAACTGTAGCTGACATTGAAAATAACCGCGAAAAATATCTGGCCGCAGGCCTTGACGCCATTAAAAAAGGCAGGGTAGGATGTGTTCTTCTTGCAGGAGGACAGGGAAGCCGCCTTGGTTTTGACAAGCCTAAGGGAATGTTCAATATCGGCGTAAGCAGGGAACTTTATATATTCGAATGTCTGATCAACAATCTTCTTGACGTTGTAAAGGAAGCAGGCGTTTTTGTTCCGCTTTTCATCATGACCAGTGCTGACAATGACCGTGATACAAGAGAATTTCTTGCGGAACATAATTATTTCGGCTATGACGCAGATCATATCAGCTTTTTCATTCAGGAACAGCTTCCTACAGTTGATACTGAAGGAAAACTCATGCTTTCAGACAAGGGCGTAGTGTCTACTGCACCTAACGGAAACGGCGGCTGGTATGCTTCGATGATCAGGTCCGGCATTTCAGAAACACTTGAAAAACGCGGAATAGAATGGCTCAACGTATTTGCTGTTGACAACGTGCTTCAGCGTATGGCTGATCCGTGCTTTATCGGTGCAGTTATTGAATCAGGAAAACAGTCAGGCGCCAAGGTAGTGGCCAAGGCAGCTCCTGAAGAACGCGTTGGAGTTATGTGTCTTGAAGACGGCAGACCTTCCATCGTTGAATATTATGAAATGACAGATGATATGATAAAGAGCCGCGATGAAAACGGTGTTCTTTCATATAACTGGGGCGTTATCCTCAACTATGTATTCCATGTGAACAGACTAAATGACATAATTGACATGCGACTTCCTCTTCACCGTGCTTTCAAGAAGATAAAGCATATCGATGAAAACGGCAGTGTAGTATGTCCTGAGGAACCGAATGCATATAAATTTGAAACACTTGTTCTTGACATGGTAAAACTCCAGCACAGCTGTCTTGCCTATGAAGTTGACAGAAAGAAAGAGTTCGCTCCTGTAAAGAACAAGGAAGGTGTTGACTCTGTTGACACTGCGAGGGAGCTTTTAAAATACAACGGCGTAATAATTTGA
- a CDS encoding AAA-like domain-containing protein, translated as MEKTTTLHALKRFLSDDHTVISLDFQTMDTEDFANSANFCAAFAEELIDSLDENTCISEERLKEFEDIAGGKPARMASLFKIISKWCEESEKPLVLMIDEVDNASNNQVFLDFLSQLRAAYLNRSEKATFKSVILAGVYDVRNLKLKIRDENEHKYNSPWNIAVNFNVDMNLTVTGITGMLNDYEKDHNTGMDVVSVSKLIYDYTSGYPVLVSNICKLIDEDIHEWTSDGIIKAVNNILTMNTPLFESLINKLETYPDMKSSLYNMLVNGQKLSYNPDNEATKLLLMFGFVKVADNSIVIANRIFETRLYNDMLTSEEIKATPIARAGSFDKPEFIKDGILDIELIFRRFTEHFKEIYGENTDRFIEEDARKCFLVYLRPIINGIGNYYIEAQTRDNRRMDIVVDYLGKRYIIELKIWHGNKYNENGEKQLSDYLDSFNLKKGYLLTFSFNKNKDSGVKTTLFEGKTIVEAVV; from the coding sequence ATGGAAAAAACCACTACTCTTCATGCATTAAAACGTTTTTTATCTGATGATCACACTGTTATATCTCTTGATTTTCAGACAATGGATACCGAGGACTTTGCTAATTCGGCAAATTTCTGTGCAGCTTTCGCTGAAGAACTTATTGATTCACTCGATGAAAATACATGTATTTCCGAAGAACGATTAAAAGAATTCGAAGATATTGCCGGCGGTAAACCTGCAAGAATGGCTTCCCTGTTCAAAATCATCAGTAAATGGTGTGAAGAATCTGAAAAGCCTTTAGTGCTGATGATTGACGAAGTTGATAACGCATCAAACAATCAGGTTTTTCTCGATTTTCTGTCCCAGCTTCGTGCTGCTTATTTAAACAGAAGTGAAAAAGCTACATTTAAGTCAGTAATTCTCGCCGGAGTTTATGATGTAAGAAATCTCAAACTTAAGATTCGTGATGAAAATGAACATAAATACAACAGTCCGTGGAACATTGCAGTTAACTTCAATGTTGATATGAATCTGACAGTCACCGGCATTACAGGTATGCTGAACGACTATGAAAAAGATCACAACACAGGAATGGATGTTGTTTCTGTTTCAAAGCTTATTTATGATTATACTTCCGGATATCCGGTACTTGTATCAAATATCTGCAAGCTTATTGACGAAGATATACACGAATGGACAAGTGACGGAATTATAAAAGCCGTAAATAATATTCTTACGATGAATACGCCTTTGTTTGAATCGCTTATAAATAAACTTGAAACATATCCGGATATGAAATCAAGTCTCTACAATATGCTTGTAAACGGTCAGAAATTGTCCTACAACCCTGATAACGAAGCTACAAAGCTGCTTCTTATGTTCGGATTTGTCAAAGTAGCGGATAATAGCATCGTCATAGCAAACAGGATCTTTGAAACGAGGCTTTACAATGATATGCTTACCTCTGAAGAAATAAAAGCTACTCCTATTGCCAGAGCCGGATCGTTTGACAAACCTGAATTTATAAAAGACGGAATACTTGATATTGAACTTATTTTCAGAAGATTTACCGAGCACTTCAAAGAAATATACGGCGAAAATACGGACAGATTTATTGAAGAAGATGCACGGAAATGTTTTCTTGTTTATCTGCGACCAATTATAAACGGTATCGGCAACTATTATATTGAAGCACAAACCAGAGATAACCGCCGGATGGATATTGTAGTAGATTATCTTGGAAAACGCTATATCATAGAGCTTAAGATCTGGCATGGAAATAAATATAACGAAAACGGAGAAAAACAACTTTCCGACTATCTTGATTCCTTTAATCTCAAAAAAGGATATCTGCTCACTTTCAGCTTTAATAAAAATAAAGATTCAGGAGTTAAAACTACCTTGTTTGAAGGTAAAACTATAGTAGAAGCTGTAGTTTGA
- the nifS gene encoding cysteine desulfurase NifS, protein MSKLIYLDNAATTRVKKEVLDVMLPYFTETYCNPSAIYSFASEGKKAVMEARNQAAALIGAKPEEIYFTGGGSESDNWALKATAEEYGSKGKHIITTKIEHHAILHTCEYLEKHGFEVTYLDVDSDGVVHPEDVEKAIRPDTILISVMTANNEIGTIEPIAEIGRIAHEKGILFHTDAVQAYGHIPINVDEMNIDMLSASGHKFGGPKGIGIMYIRKGVKIRSFIHGGSQERGRRAGTSNTPGIVGLGKAAEIAGKTMEERIRKETELRDYLINRIENEIPYSKFNGHRTDRLPNNVNFCFRFIEGESLLILLDQKGICGSSGSACTSGSLDPSHVLLAIGLPHEIAHGSLRLTLSEETTKEDLDYVVDELKKIVDRLRSMSPLYEDFLKNNKA, encoded by the coding sequence ATGTCAAAACTCATATATCTTGACAATGCAGCGACTACAAGGGTAAAAAAAGAAGTACTTGACGTAATGCTTCCTTACTTTACCGAAACTTACTGCAACCCTTCAGCTATCTACAGCTTTGCGTCAGAAGGCAAAAAGGCTGTTATGGAAGCAAGAAACCAGGCGGCTGCACTTATCGGTGCAAAGCCTGAGGAAATATATTTTACAGGCGGCGGAAGCGAGTCTGACAACTGGGCTTTAAAGGCGACTGCTGAAGAATACGGCTCAAAAGGAAAACACATCATAACAACAAAAATAGAACACCATGCCATCCTTCACACCTGTGAATATCTTGAAAAGCACGGTTTTGAAGTAACCTATCTCGATGTTGACAGCGACGGTGTCGTTCACCCGGAAGATGTTGAAAAGGCCATCAGACCGGATACGATCCTCATCTCAGTCATGACGGCCAACAATGAGATCGGTACAATAGAACCTATTGCGGAAATAGGAAGAATTGCACACGAAAAGGGCATTCTTTTCCATACTGATGCGGTACAGGCTTACGGCCATATTCCGATAAATGTTGATGAAATGAACATCGACATGCTTTCAGCCAGCGGCCACAAGTTCGGCGGCCCGAAAGGTATCGGCATCATGTACATACGCAAGGGCGTAAAGATCCGCTCGTTCATCCACGGCGGTTCACAGGAACGCGGAAGAAGAGCGGGTACTTCCAATACTCCGGGCATTGTCGGACTCGGAAAAGCAGCCGAGATCGCAGGAAAGACAATGGAGGAAAGAATACGTAAGGAAACTGAGCTCCGTGACTACCTTATAAACAGGATTGAAAACGAGATCCCGTACTCAAAGTTCAACGGACACAGGACTGACAGACTTCCGAACAACGTTAATTTCTGCTTCCGTTTCATCGAGGGTGAGTCACTTCTAATTCTCCTCGACCAGAAGGGAATCTGCGGTTCCAGCGGATCAGCATGCACATCAGGTTCCCTCGATCCTTCGCACGTTCTCCTTGCAATAGGACTCCCGCATGAAATAGCGCACGGTTCACTCAGACTTACTCTCTCCGAAGAAACTACAAAGGAAGATCTTGACTACGTAGTTGATGAACTTAAAAAGATAGTTGACAGACTCCGCAGCATGTCACCGTTATACGAAGATTTTCTTAAAAACAATAAAGCCTGA
- a CDS encoding LysR family transcriptional regulator: MTPQQIEYVLAVAEERSFSKAAKKLFVTQPSLSKFIINLETTMGVTLFDRSSSPITVTDAGKIFIETANRMKELEDEMTLKINELAGLKNGNLRIGTSPFYAANMLLKTVKQFHRKYPDIRITIQEDTYRNLEDSVLRGDIDLMIGTSSADEELFNIEVLCMEKLYLAVPMNRAVNKKYPEFMLTPEDIKTNSEKTVQIRHTENGYF, from the coding sequence ATGACACCACAGCAGATAGAATATGTTCTTGCAGTTGCGGAAGAACGAAGCTTTTCCAAAGCTGCTAAAAAGTTGTTTGTTACGCAGCCGTCTTTAAGTAAATTTATTATAAATCTTGAAACGACAATGGGTGTGACACTGTTTGACCGCAGTTCGTCTCCTATTACAGTTACAGATGCAGGCAAGATCTTCATTGAAACTGCCAACCGTATGAAAGAGCTTGAAGATGAAATGACGCTTAAGATCAATGAGCTGGCCGGACTTAAAAACGGTAATCTCAGGATCGGTACTTCGCCGTTTTACGCTGCGAACATGCTTTTAAAAACAGTTAAACAGTTTCATCGTAAATATCCTGACATTCGGATAACGATCCAGGAAGATACTTACCGTAATCTTGAGGACAGTGTGCTTCGGGGCGATATTGACCTTATGATCGGAACTTCATCAGCTGATGAAGAACTTTTCAACATAGAAGTACTGTGTATGGAAAAACTTTATCTTGCTGTTCCGATGAACAGGGCAGTGAACAAGAAATATCCTGAGTTCATGCTTACTCCGGAAGATATAAAAACCAATTCTGAAAAAACTGTTCAGATCAGACACACTGAAAATGGATATTTTTAA
- a CDS encoding GDSL-type esterase/lipase family protein: protein MKQVICFGDSNTFGYIPGTGKRYPWGKRWTSILSEKLAGTDSRVVEEGLVGRTTIFEDPLRDGRCGVKLLPVILETHAPSDEDLVVIMLGTNDCKAIYGASPEVIAKGVGRLVRQVKAYSDKVKILIISPIHLGENVWKEGFDPEFDGNSVEISKKLAAEYRKISRAENTYFLDASEFAVPSKTDEEHMDEDNHSRLASAVYEKIRAIRCA, encoded by the coding sequence ATGAAACAGGTAATATGCTTCGGCGATTCAAATACATTCGGTTACATTCCGGGAACAGGAAAAAGATATCCGTGGGGAAAAAGATGGACGAGTATTCTCAGCGAAAAGCTGGCCGGGACAGATTCCAGAGTAGTTGAGGAAGGTCTTGTGGGAAGGACCACGATCTTTGAAGATCCGCTTCGCGACGGAAGATGCGGTGTAAAGCTTCTTCCTGTGATCCTTGAGACACATGCCCCCTCAGACGAAGACCTGGTGGTGATAATGCTTGGCACAAATGACTGCAAGGCTATTTACGGAGCGTCTCCGGAGGTAATAGCCAAGGGAGTCGGAAGACTTGTAAGGCAGGTTAAAGCGTATTCGGACAAGGTGAAGATACTTATCATTTCACCTATCCACCTTGGCGAAAACGTCTGGAAGGAAGGCTTCGACCCTGAATTTGACGGAAACTCAGTTGAGATATCAAAGAAACTTGCGGCCGAATACAGAAAGATAAGCCGTGCGGAAAATACGTATTTTCTCGATGCATCTGAATTTGCAGTTCCGAGTAAAACAGACGAAGAACATATGGATGAAGATAATCACAGCAGGTTAGCTTCAGCTGTTTATGAAAAGATCAGAGCTATCCGGTGCGCCTGA